Below is a genomic region from Telmatobacter sp. DSM 110680.
GATAGCTGGGACACATGACGCCGCTATCGGTCTTCCGGCAGGCGCCCACTCCGACGCAACGCTCGGTTGCGGTCTCCAACGAACCGCCGTCGCGAGCGAATGCAAAATGCGGCTTGAAACCCGCGGTCGCACTTTCATCCGCGCCTTTTTTCTGGCGCGGAACTGCCGAAGGTAATTGGCCCCGCCGCAAGTGACCCTTTCTTAGGTTCTCGATCGGGTCGTAGACGCGCACGGCATCGATCAGCTTGCCGGGGTTCATCCGATTGTCCGGATCCCAGAGCGTCTTAAACTCCCGGAACGCCTGCATCAGTTCCGGCCCGAACATTTTCGGCAACAACGCAGCACGCGCCTGCCCGTCGCCGTGTTCACCGCTTAGCGATCCGCCGAAATCGAGCACTACATCGGTTGCGCGATCCAGGAACTCGCGGAAGTTGCGCAGTCCTTCTTCACTGCGGAAATCGAAGTTGATGCGCATGTGCACGCAACCCTGGCCGTAGTGTCCATAGAGAGGAGTGGAATAGCCATACTCCGCCATCAGCTTTGAAATGGCGCGTAGATAGTCGCCCAATTTTTCCGGCGGCACGGCTGCATCTTCCCAGCCCTCCCAGCGATCCGGCTCGCCCGGGACGAATACCACCGCTCCGAGCGCCGATTCGCGGACGTACCACACGCTGGCCGCTTCGGCTGGAGTGCAAATATGTGCAACCGGAGGGTTGCGCCAGCTTTGACATGCACGCGCCAGCGCCTCCGCTTTTGCTTGCGCCTCTTCCGCGGTCCACGCACCCATTTCCACCAGCAGAAATCCGACTCCTGGCGGTAACTGATCGAGTTCCTTGAGCGCCAGTCCTTTGCGCCGCATGAACTGCACCAGAAGATGATCGAATCCTTCGAGGCCGATCGGCTTATGCTCCAGCGCAAGCGGAACGGAATCTGCCGCCACAAACGGATCATCGAATCCCAGCACTGTGAGAACGCGATACGGCGGACTCGCCGTGAGATTCAGAGTTGCCGACAATACGGTTGCGCAGGTTCCCTCGCTGCCTACCAGCGCCCGCGCTACGTTGAATCCATTCTCCGGAAGCAACTCGTCGAGGTTGTATCCGGAGACGCGCCGCGGAATGCGCGGAAATTTCGCGCGCACGAGATCGGAGTAACGATCTCGAATCCGCATCAGCCCTGCGTATATCTCGCCTTTCCGGCCGCCCGCGCGAATGATGCTCTGAAGCTGCTCTTCACGCGTGCGGCCCACCGTCATGCGAGTGCCATCGTAGAGCACTACGTCGAGGCTTTCCACGTTGTCCACGGTCTTGCCGCCGAGCAGCCCATGGACGCCGCAGCTGTTGTTGCCGATCATTCCGCCGAGCGTGCAACGCGAGTGAGTTGCCGGGTCCGGTGCATATGTGAGGTGATGTTTCTCCGCTGCGTCGCGGAGCCGGTCCAGCACAATGCCCGGTTGAACGACCGCAATCTTCGCGTCAGGATTAATCGAGCTTAGCCCATTCATGTATCGCGAAAAATCAAAGATCACGGCGACATTCGCGCCTTGACCCGAGAGGCTTGTGCCGCCGCCACGCGGCAGGACGGCGGCACCCACTGCGCGGCACTCCGCGAGAGCCGCTTCTACATCGGCTTCATCGCGTGGCAGGATAACGCCAATAGGTAACTGCCGGTAATTTGACGCATCGGTCGCGTATAGCGCGCGAGAACCAGCGTCGAAGAGCACATCGCCGCGAAGCCGGGTTTTCAGTCTCGCTTCCAGCTCGCGATGCTTGCTGAAGCTTTCGTGATCAAGGCGGGGCTGGTTGAGAATCGTGAAAACGTCCACGTGGGAATAGTAGCGCGACTTACCGAGTAGGCCACTCTTCGACCACGATGCCCAAGTCGTTCAGCTGCTGAATTGCGGCCTCAACGTTGCGCCGAATCTTGGGGCGGTCTTTCGCGGATGCTCCCGGTAACTCCGCCACTGCCACTACGCGGCCGTAGTGCCACGCGCTCTGCGGAACGGCGACCATCGCATCGGGCAGATCCTTGGGCCTGATCTCGATCTCCTGCCGCCGCGCCGCATCGGGACGCAGCATGGTTCCTTTGCCGACGTCGCTGGTATTGGCATCAGCCTGCAGGACGCGCAGAGTAATGGCATCGGGCCCTACCGCAAGAAACGGATTCGTCCACGCAGCAGGATCGTGCACGTCAACGTACAGGCTCTTGGTAGGAAGGGGAATGCGCGAGAGCGCCTCACGCTGCAAATCGCGGGTAGAAGCGCGTGCCTGGGCGGCCACCTGCGCCTTCTGCTCGGCATTGACCGCACTTTTGGCAACACCTACGACGGCCTGCTCTTCTCTATGGCAAGCGACCATGCAAACCGCCAATAGCACGGACATTGCTGCAAGGCCAGCAGCTTTTGAAGGGGGGATCACGTCTCAAGAATATCAGCACACGCGATTCGATTCATCAGCCGGCAGCGGATCGACCGCTTACCGACCCTTCCACACCGGCGGTCTCTTTTCGAGAAATGCGCTGGTCCCCTCGGCTTTGTCCGCGGTGTCGCAGAGGTGGCCGAAGCTCTCGGCTTCCCGCAGCAGGGCCAGGTCCAGCGGTAGACTCAGGCCCTCATCCACAACCCGCAAGGTTTCCGCAATCGCGAGCGGAGCCTGGCCGGCGATCTCGGCAGCCAATGCTGCAGCGCGCTGCATCAACTCGGCAGCCGGCACCACTTCGTCGACCAGTCCTATCCGCAACGCTTCTGTGGCATTGATGATTGTGCCCGTCAGCAGCAGTTTCAGAGCCGCACCGCGTCCTACCAGCCGGGGCAGCCGCTGCGATCCACCGTATCCCGGAATGACTCCGAGCTTTACCTCTGGTTGTCCGAACTTCGCATCGTCGGCTGCAATGCGCAGGGTGCAAGCCATTGCCAGTTCGCAACCGCCACCCAGCGCGAATCCCCTGACGCACGCGATTACGGGTTTGCCCAGCGTCTCAATCTTGCGAAATACCGCCTAGCCGCGAAGAGCAAATGCTTTTCCCTCTCCGCCTTCCGCCGCCGCCAATTCGCGGATGTCTGCACCCGCGGCAAAAGCGCGTTCGCCGGACCCGGTCAGCAAGACTACCCGAATCTCAGAGTCTGCCGCCAGTTCGTCAAAGACGAAATCCAGTTCGGTAAACGTTGCCGCATTTAGAGCATTCAAGACTTTCGGACGATCGAGAGTTACCGTGGCTACGGTCCCCTGTTTTTCCAGATGAAGATTTTCAGTTTTCATGCGAAACGAGGGTAGCAGATTCGGCGCCCGACCGAGCTTCGCACAAATGAAGAGGCGGCCCGGTTTCGGGCCGCCCTAAAATCTCTTGCCAGAGATGTACAGGAAAACTAATTCAGGAGGCATGGTTAGAGTAGCGCCGTGCCCATCTGCCGTCTTGAGTCATTTGGACGAGAACCACATCCACCATTGGGTGGAGGTGTTTCTAGAACCAGCACAATGAATCAAAAGGACTTCTGAGGCTCCCGTTTCCGGCCTCATAATCAAAGTAATGCTCCAGCAGCGCCATACTTTGTCTCTGGGTCGGGATTGAGACCTCTTGCCGCGTACCGAAAACAATCCGTGCACTCTGAGTTGGGCGTCCGGCTGTGAACCACCAGCCGTGGCCCGACTTAAGGCGTCCCCATTCCTCGCAGCATTTTTCCTGATCTTATTCTCGGTTTCTGCGTTATCGATATCCGCCCTGGAGCCGACCACCTCCCTGTCGGGCTACGGACGTCAGTCCTGGGTCATGGAGAACGGGCTCCCGCAAAATACCGTGAAGGCCATGGCGCAAACCCGCGACGGATTTCTGTGGCTCGGCACAGAAGTCGGGTTAGTTCGCTTTGACGGCACCAACTTCGTCCTTTTCGATCAGGACTCAAAAACCGCTTTGCCTGGAAATGATGTGCACTGCCTTCTCGCCGGAGATGATGGGGCTCTCTGGATCGGCACCAGTGACGGGTTGGCGCGGCTGAAGGATGGCGCGGTGACGACCTTCACCACCGCCAACGGCCTGCCGAGTAACTCAATACGTTCTTTGTACAAATCTCCGGAGGGAGAGGTCATCGTCTCTACCGAAAATGGCGGTGTCGGCATTGAGGGGTCACGCGTCGTACCTGTCTCTGATCAACGCATGGGTGGCCCACCTGCGCTCCTTCGCGCGGAGTTGGCCGACAAATACTACACGATCGTCAATAAAACAACCGTGGAGATATCGCATAACGGCCGCACAGAACAGAGTTTCGCTGTCGGCAAAGAGCTCCCCGGCACACGTATCCAGACGGCATATGCCGACCGCGAAGGCGGCCTCTGGATCGGCACCAACGGTGGCCTTGTTCGCTGGACAGAAAACAAGAGCGGGAACAAGATCGATCGCTTCCCTCTTACCGACCCTCTCGCCACGACCTCCATCCTCTCCATCCTTGAAGACCGCGAAGGCAACATCTGGGTTGGCACCGAAACCGGCGGCCTACACATCCTGCGCGATGAACGTTTCCGCACCTTTGGTGCGCGCGATGGCCTCTCTTCCGACGCTACGACTACCGTTGTCGAAGACAATTCCGGCACGCTGTGGATTGGCACCAGCGGCAGCGGGCTGAACGCCTTCGCGCACAATGGAAGTTCCTTCACAAAGGTGAAAACTCTAGACGTCCGCAACGGACTATATAGCGATGTAATTCTTTCGCTCGCCGCGGCACCCAACGGAGATATCTGGGTCGGGACTCCCGACGGATTGAACCGTATTCACAACGGCGTCGTCAGTCCTTTCCCTTCGGCGGACGGCCTGCCGGATGAATTCATTCGTTCCCTTCTGGTCGATGCTGACGGCTCGCTTTGGATCGGCACGCGACGCGGCCTCGCCCACTGGAACCCCGGCTCACCCGGCAACCAGATGGACATCTTCACCCAGGCAACGGGACTGGGCAGCGATCTTGTGGGCGCCATGGCCCGCGACACACGCGGCAACTTGTGGGTGGCTACGCTTGCTGGACTTTCGCGCCTTCAAGACCCGCATCTTCAGGGCAGCACCAAACCGTCCATCAGCAATTTCACCGCGACTGAAGGCCTCTCCAGCAACGTCATCACCGCTCTGCTTCCGCGCCAAGACGGAACCCTGCTGATTGGCACCAATGGCCAGGGATGGAATCTGTGGGACGGCCAGCATTTTTCTCCGGTCGCGCGAACCGGCCTGAATCACACCGCCATTCACGCCATCCTCGACGACGAACACGGACACTTGTGGTTTGCCACCGCCAACGGCATCGCGCGCTGTGACTGCGACATGGCCGGAGGCTGCTCGCACTGGATGGAATTCGGCCCCGCAGACGGTCTTCGTGGACGCGAGATGGCCACCAACAGCCATCCTTCTGCATGGCGCTCACGCGATGGGTGGCTGTGGTTTGCGACACCCAAGGGTCTGGTCGCAATCGATCCCGCTCACTTCCCCGTCAACACCGTGCCTCCGCCGGTTGCGCTCATCCGCTTCGCCGCCGACGATGTCGATCAGCCGTTGTACGAGACAGACCGATTGAAGGTTCAGGCCGGACACAATCATTTTCAATTCGACTACGCGGGACTGAGTTTCACCGCACCTCAGAAAGTGCGCTATCGCTTCATGCTGGAAGGCTTCGATCACCAATGGACCGAAGCCGGCGCGCGTCGCTCCGCCTATTACACCAACATTCCGCCGGGCAACTACACCTTTCGCGTGCAGGCGGCAAACAACGACGGCCTCTGGAACAGCGACGGAGCAGCGCTCGCGTTCACCCTCCGCCCACACTTCTATCAGACCGTCTGGTTCTACATTCTGCTGGCTGCGCTAGCTGCCGGGCTCATTGTCCTCATCCTGCGCCTTCGCCTTTTGCGTGCGAAGCGACAATTCGACGCTGTGCTGGCGGAACGCAACCGGATCGCGCGCGAAGTGCATGACACTCTTGCGCAGGGCTATGTGGGCGTATCGGTCCAACTTGAAGTGCTGTCCGAGTTGCTCCGCTATAACAAGACTGAAGCCGCGATCAAGCATCTCGACACTGCCCGCCAGCATGTACGCGAAGGTCTCGCTGAAGCGCGTCAATCGATCTGGGCTTTACGCTCGCAGGATTCCGGCGAAAACACGCTTCCGGTAAAGCTGCGCCGTTCTACCGAGCAAGCCAACGGAAACGGCATTGAGGCGTCCTTCAGCCTCTACGGTGCCTACCGTCCAATGCCTGAGGAGAAGGAACGCGAATTCCTGCGCGTTGGGCAGGAGGCCATCCATAATGTGAAGAAGCACGCTGGGGCCACGCACCTCGTCGTTCAGCTTGAGTATGGACCGGCCGAGATTGCGCTGGTGGTGCGCGATGATGGACGCGGCTTTGAAGTTAAGGACGGAGCTGATTCTCCTCCGGGACACTACGGGCTTACGGGAATGCGAGAGCGGGCAGACGCGATTGGCGGCACGCTTGAAGTGAATAGCGAAAGAGGATCGGGTACAACCGTACGCCTGCAAGTGATGACACCGAAGGACGCACAGGAAAGGTCGGGGAATTGATGGCGGTTCAGGAAAACATCCGTGTTCTCGTGGTGGAAGATCATCACGTGGTGCGCCAGGGCCTCGTAGCCCTTCTCAATGTAGTGGATGGCATCGAAGTGGTGGGTGAAGCTGCAGACGGCGTCGAAGCCATCACGCAGTTTCGCAAATGCCAGCCGAACGTAACCCTGATTGATCTGCGCATGCCCCGGCTTTCCGGTGTTGAGGTTATTCAGCGCATTCGCATGGAGACGCCGGCGGCGCGCTTCATCGTGCTCACCACCTACGATGGCGATGAGGATATATTCCGCGCATTGCAAGCGGGCGCGCGCGCTTATTTACTTAAGGGGATGACCACCGATGATCTCGTCGCCACCATCCGTACCGTGCATGCAGGCCGTTCTCACATTCCTCCCGCGATTGCGCAGCGGCTTGCAGAGCGTGTTGGTACAGAAGAACTAACTCCGCGCGAATTCGACGTTCTGGAGCAGATCGTGGGCGGTTGCAGCAACAAGGAAATTGCTACAGCGCTTGAAATCTCCGAGGCCACCGTCAAGACTCATATCAACAGCCTGCTTGGAAAGCTTGGAGTTACCGATCGAACCCAGGCCGCCACGGCCGCGATCCAGCGCGGCATCGTCACGTTGGAATCTTTGCGAAAACCAAAGCCATAAATCAGGTGATCATGAAGCGATTTATTTTTCTTGCACTCTTAGTTGCATCTGTAGGAACCATTGCAAACGCGCAGAAGGTGCCCGTTGTGCAAGCCCAGAAGGCTGCCGTCGCGCAGGCGCAGAAGTCCACCTGGCGCCAGGCGTCCGATACCGAACTGGCCTCGTTGCTGCCTGCGCGTGCCCCCGTCATCAAAGAACACATCGAAACCGAGATGCGGACAGCCAGCGGCATCGTCGATGGCCGCGGGCGCTACATCGCGGGCGTAGTACTGATCACCGCCGGATATAGCGCTGAGGGCAAGTATTCGCATTTCCTTGTGGTGCAGTCACCCATCAGAGTTGGCGGTGTTGAGCTAAAGCCCGGCGAATATGTTCTCGGGTACACTCATGGCGACGACGAGTTGAAAGTGCACTTCAACGAGGCGGCGACCGGCGCTCTCGTGGGCAGCGCGGATGCTCATCTGATGACCGGGATCAAAGGCGTAACCAACCTGCGCATCTGGCCGCCGGCAACGAGAGCTGTGATTCAAATCGGGCGCTTTGGGATCCCATACGAATTAAGCGAGAAATAGCCTTAGATCCGGAGTTCCTGTCTGGATCCTGAGACATCGGGGAAATTCTGCGTCCCACAAAAGAACCAAGCCGTACCTCCGCGTATCGGGTATCCTCGATACACGCTTGAACAGGAGAACGTCATGTCCTGGTTCCTTCTCGCCTGGCAGAGAGCCGCAGACTTCAGCGGCCGGTCCCGCCGCAAAGAATACTGGTACTTCCAGCTATTCAACGCCATCGTGATGATATTCATTGGACTGTTTGCCATAGCCTTTTCTGATCAAGGTAAACCGGCAATGATTCCATTCGGCGTTATGTTCGCGTATGGACTCATACTCGTCGTCCCGTCGCTGTCCGTCACGATCCGCCGCCTTCATGACATCGGCAAAAGCGGCTGGTGGTACTTCATCGCCTTCATCCCGTTAATCGGCGGCATTATTCTTTTCGTGTTCACCTTGTTTGACAGCGAACCCTACGCCAACCAGTGGGGACTTGACCCCAAGGCATCTGAACGCGCGATCGTCCCGCCGTACGCCATGCCGCGCTGACTGGCTCGCTGGAGCAGACTTCGCAACGGCGGTCTGTGCACCGCGACTTCGTGGTTTCCGATCCAATAACGAAGGCCCGCATTATGCGGGCCTTCGCTGTTTGTGGCAAGGGGAGGGGGATTACCGTTATTTCCGCGCCGTTAGCAATGGCTTTTGAGTACTGGGAGCAAGTGGGTTGACCTGCGCATTCAGAAAATCAGTTAGATCACTGACATCCTGGTCGGTTCCCACCATGGGCGGCATGAACTTGCGATACGGCGAGTCAACCTTGTTCTCATGCAGCATCACGATGAAGTTGCGAATGTTGGCGCGATCGCGCCCTTCTAATAGATGCGCCAGGGGCCGATAGCCTTGTAGCGTGTGGCACGATCCGCACTCTCCGCGGAAGATCGCCTCTCCCCGCGAATAGCTTGAGGCCGAACCATTCCACACCCACGCCGAGTTCGCGAGATAGCCCTGCGCGTTGATCTTGCTCACATACGGTACGCGCACGCCATTGGAGTACATCCAGCGGCCGATCACGAATGGCTTGCGCAGCATCTCGCGCGAATACTCGCCAGCGCCAGTCGCCATCAGAGCGAGTAGAAGAACCGCCAGAGCATGCGAAAGATTGAATTCCTTCGGATTGCGATAGGCCAGGAAGTAAGCAACAAAGATGATCGTCGCGGAGGTCACAATGATGATGAGCGCCATGCGGGTGACGGTGGAGAAGGTGCCGGAGTTGATCGTGTCGATGCCCAGGGTCAGCAGCGCGCGCTGCGATGCCGGAACCATGGCGTAGTACCAGATCATCAAGAATGGCATGGCCACGAACGACGGAACCAGCCACTTTACACTCCACTGCACCATGCTGGTCTTGAGCTCAGGCTGCTTGTCCCCATCGATGCGGCTGGCGGTGATGAGAGCCCAGATGCCGGCCAGGGAAGCGCAAACACAGGTACGCAGCAGAAGGCTTGGCCAATACGTCGGGTTAAAAAACGCATTCCAAAATTTACTGGCTTCGTGCCCTGTTCCCGCAACACCGATCCAGGTATCGCCGGGCGTGAGCATGAACGACAAAATGCCGTTGATGATGATGAGTGTGGCAGCAGAGGCGCCGGCATACACCCAACCTACCTTCAGATGAAGCTTCTCAGGAATGCGATTCCATGTGTAGTAGTAAACCGCGATCGTGGTCAGCTCAACCATGAAGAAGACCCACTCCATCGCCCATCCAAATACGAAGTTGTGAATCAAGGTGCTGGTTGCCTCGGGATGCGTGAGTCCGATGGCAAACCATATCCCTACGCCCGACACGGTGCCGAAGACGGCGGTCAATATGAGGAAGAACTTCGAATGGCTCGCGAGCTGCTTTAGCCAGTCCGCGCGATTCTGCGGATCGGTCATGAGCATCGCCTTGCGCTCCGCCAGCGGCAGATAGAAACCGCCACCCACAGCGAATTGCGAAATCATGACGTGATAGATGGCGATCAGCCCGATCACCCATCCCGACCCTAAATGCGGTATATCCCAAAACGGATAGTTCATTTCCAGAGCTCCTAGCTTCCAGCTTCTAGCTCCTAGCTT
It encodes:
- a CDS encoding FAD-binding and (Fe-S)-binding domain-containing protein produces the protein MDVFTILNQPRLDHESFSKHRELEARLKTRLRGDVLFDAGSRALYATDASNYRQLPIGVILPRDEADVEAALAECRAVGAAVLPRGGGTSLSGQGANVAVIFDFSRYMNGLSSINPDAKIAVVQPGIVLDRLRDAAEKHHLTYAPDPATHSRCTLGGMIGNNSCGVHGLLGGKTVDNVESLDVVLYDGTRMTVGRTREEQLQSIIRAGGRKGEIYAGLMRIRDRYSDLVRAKFPRIPRRVSGYNLDELLPENGFNVARALVGSEGTCATVLSATLNLTASPPYRVLTVLGFDDPFVAADSVPLALEHKPIGLEGFDHLLVQFMRRKGLALKELDQLPPGVGFLLVEMGAWTAEEAQAKAEALARACQSWRNPPVAHICTPAEAASVWYVRESALGAVVFVPGEPDRWEGWEDAAVPPEKLGDYLRAISKLMAEYGYSTPLYGHYGQGCVHMRINFDFRSEEGLRNFREFLDRATDVVLDFGGSLSGEHGDGQARAALLPKMFGPELMQAFREFKTLWDPDNRMNPGKLIDAVRVYDPIENLRKGHLRRGQLPSAVPRQKKGADESATAGFKPHFAFARDGGSLETATERCVGVGACRKTDSGVMCPSYRATGDEKHSTRGRAHLLWEMLAGSLHSEGFQSEAVHEALDLCLSCKACKTECPVQVDMAAYKAEFLAQHYKGRMHPLRHYVFGFADKLARMGSITPGMTNAILTGGLTGPLIKRIAGVAPQRALPRLAQQSFVSGHYFSRAERPADKDGASAPDGSSAQKQVFLWPDTWNNYYHPQTLVAAESVLNAAGFIVETEQRHICCGRPLYDFGFLDHARAYLKEVLNRMEARIEARTPIIFLEPSCASVFKDELLEFFPDDDRATRMSEQVWLLADWLAEHASDWVPSRLEGAHVLVHGHCHHKAVFGGPANEIALLRRAGANVEAIKAGCCGMAGPFGFEAEKFEVSKAIASDGLLPAVEAAGPMTVLLADGFSCREQIQQLGNKQALHFAELLARSCACGG
- a CDS encoding two-component regulator propeller domain-containing protein, coding for MENGLPQNTVKAMAQTRDGFLWLGTEVGLVRFDGTNFVLFDQDSKTALPGNDVHCLLAGDDGALWIGTSDGLARLKDGAVTTFTTANGLPSNSIRSLYKSPEGEVIVSTENGGVGIEGSRVVPVSDQRMGGPPALLRAELADKYYTIVNKTTVEISHNGRTEQSFAVGKELPGTRIQTAYADREGGLWIGTNGGLVRWTENKSGNKIDRFPLTDPLATTSILSILEDREGNIWVGTETGGLHILRDERFRTFGARDGLSSDATTTVVEDNSGTLWIGTSGSGLNAFAHNGSSFTKVKTLDVRNGLYSDVILSLAAAPNGDIWVGTPDGLNRIHNGVVSPFPSADGLPDEFIRSLLVDADGSLWIGTRRGLAHWNPGSPGNQMDIFTQATGLGSDLVGAMARDTRGNLWVATLAGLSRLQDPHLQGSTKPSISNFTATEGLSSNVITALLPRQDGTLLIGTNGQGWNLWDGQHFSPVARTGLNHTAIHAILDDEHGHLWFATANGIARCDCDMAGGCSHWMEFGPADGLRGREMATNSHPSAWRSRDGWLWFATPKGLVAIDPAHFPVNTVPPPVALIRFAADDVDQPLYETDRLKVQAGHNHFQFDYAGLSFTAPQKVRYRFMLEGFDHQWTEAGARRSAYYTNIPPGNYTFRVQAANNDGLWNSDGAALAFTLRPHFYQTVWFYILLAALAAGLIVLILRLRLLRAKRQFDAVLAERNRIAREVHDTLAQGYVGVSVQLEVLSELLRYNKTEAAIKHLDTARQHVREGLAEARQSIWALRSQDSGENTLPVKLRRSTEQANGNGIEASFSLYGAYRPMPEEKEREFLRVGQEAIHNVKKHAGATHLVVQLEYGPAEIALVVRDDGRGFEVKDGADSPPGHYGLTGMRERADAIGGTLEVNSERGSGTTVRLQVMTPKDAQERSGN
- a CDS encoding response regulator transcription factor, translating into MAVQENIRVLVVEDHHVVRQGLVALLNVVDGIEVVGEAADGVEAITQFRKCQPNVTLIDLRMPRLSGVEVIQRIRMETPAARFIVLTTYDGDEDIFRALQAGARAYLLKGMTTDDLVATIRTVHAGRSHIPPAIAQRLAERVGTEELTPREFDVLEQIVGGCSNKEIATALEISEATVKTHINSLLGKLGVTDRTQAATAAIQRGIVTLESLRKPKP
- a CDS encoding DUF805 domain-containing protein, with the protein product MSWFLLAWQRAADFSGRSRRKEYWYFQLFNAIVMIFIGLFAIAFSDQGKPAMIPFGVMFAYGLILVVPSLSVTIRRLHDIGKSGWWYFIAFIPLIGGIILFVFTLFDSEPYANQWGLDPKASERAIVPPYAMPR
- a CDS encoding cytochrome ubiquinol oxidase subunit I codes for the protein MNYPFWDIPHLGSGWVIGLIAIYHVMISQFAVGGGFYLPLAERKAMLMTDPQNRADWLKQLASHSKFFLILTAVFGTVSGVGIWFAIGLTHPEATSTLIHNFVFGWAMEWVFFMVELTTIAVYYYTWNRIPEKLHLKVGWVYAGASAATLIIINGILSFMLTPGDTWIGVAGTGHEASKFWNAFFNPTYWPSLLLRTCVCASLAGIWALITASRIDGDKQPELKTSMVQWSVKWLVPSFVAMPFLMIWYYAMVPASQRALLTLGIDTINSGTFSTVTRMALIIIVTSATIIFVAYFLAYRNPKEFNLSHALAVLLLALMATGAGEYSREMLRKPFVIGRWMYSNGVRVPYVSKINAQGYLANSAWVWNGSASSYSRGEAIFRGECGSCHTLQGYRPLAHLLEGRDRANIRNFIVMLHENKVDSPYRKFMPPMVGTDQDVSDLTDFLNAQVNPLAPSTQKPLLTARK